A stretch of the Arachis stenosperma cultivar V10309 chromosome 6, arast.V10309.gnm1.PFL2, whole genome shotgun sequence genome encodes the following:
- the LOC130936457 gene encoding pentatricopeptide repeat-containing protein At1g63330-like — MLMSLTCLNGCIFLRSKLHPGQRCLSRLYNSASGALMLEDQVFDESPKFEPNAVVDFGVTRSVPRVPTTGSELFPLVGKVFKSLNFRVAREKRFGSWVESHGFSHSINCFRIIIHIFALAGMRLEVFTLLRDIVEFCNESEYDTFELFSALLDSPHHLERSAIVFDVLMKVFASNSMLENAVNVFVNAKHVGLESDIMSCNFLLKCLVETNRVDFVRLFFEALKDYGPSPNIYTYTIMMNFYCRGGPGWDVNIRRATEILGKIYSSGQRPTVVTYRSYIHGLCKVGYLDVAFKLICNLSYRNKPLNSHCFNAIIRGFCIRGAVQKAFEVLEKMKISGVVPDAYSYSILIDALCKEGDVEKSRDLMEEMERYQIKPSVVIYTSLIHGLCKRGLMERAKDFFNRIGASGCEYDQTLYKTLIDGFCMDGDKNSATKLLQEMIINNLVHTTFGFRFLIRGFYKLGHYDKAFEAFNIMLRRGISPDTITCNYVLNGYCRDGRLEEALKLLEELSDHGITLNSHSYNAIMYRLCKESYPERALELLPRMLKRNTAPGVVNYSTLISGFFKQLNFRKSVMLFTRMVKVGIAFNNITYTILINIYCRSGKMHLANDTFNKMKERGLCLDVITYTSLIAGFSDAGELNKAGVIFEEMSREGCRPNVITYTCLIDGCCKSNQIDLASKLFFKMNKDAVKPDVVTYTVLIAWYCMHGRTAEAHSLYLEMTGKGIFPDDKFIRICRFDLNTGTTHES, encoded by the coding sequence ATGTTGATGTCGTTAACATGTTTAAATGGATGTATTTTTCTCCGAAGCAAACTGCACCCCGGACAGCGATGTTTATCGAGGTTGTATAATTCTGCATCCGGGGCATTGATGTTGGAagaccaagtgtttgatgaaagtCCAAAATTTGAGCCCAATGCTGTGGTGGATTTTGGGGTAACCCGGTCAGTTCCCCGTGTTCCCACAACAGGGAGCGAATTGTTTCCTTTAGTGGGTAAGGTGTTTAAGTCCTTGAATTTTAGGGTTGCGAGGGAAAAAAGGTTTGGGAGTTGGGTTGAGAGCCATGGCTTTTCTCATTCAATCAACTGTTTTAGGATTATCATTCACATATTTGCTCTGGCGGGGATGCGTTTGGAGGTGTTTACTTTGCTTAGGGATATTGTTGAGTTCTGCAATGAGTCTGAGTACGACACATTTGAATTGTTTTCGGCTTTGCTAGATTCACCCCACCATTTGGAAAGATCAGCTATCGTGTTTGATGTGCTCATGAAAGTATTTGCATCAAATTCTATGCTTGAAAATGCTGTCAATGTGTTTGTGAATGCTAAGCATGTTGGGCTTGAAAGTGATATAATGTCTTGCAATTTCTTGCTGAAATGCTTGGTTGAAACAAATAGAGTGGATTTTGTGAGGCTATTTTTTGAAGCATTGAAAGACTATGGTCCATCACCAAATATCTACACCTATACAATTATGATGAACTTTTATTGTAGAGGTGGTCCTGGGTGGGATGTAAATATTAGACGGGCTACCGAGATTTTAGGAAAAATATATAGTAGTGGGCAAAGGCCAACTGTTGTGACATATAGATCTTATATTCATGGACTTTGTAAAGTTGGTTATCTTGATGTTGCCTTCAAGTTAATTTGCAATTTGTCGTATAGAAACAAGCCTCTCAATAGCCATTGTTTTAATGCTATAATTCGTGGTTTCTGTATAAGAGGTGCAGTTCAGAAAGCTTTTGAGGTTCTAGAAAAAATGAAGATCTCTGGAGTAGTGCCTGATGCTTATAGCTACAGCATTTTAATTGATGCACTCTGCAAGGAAGGCGATGTAGAGAAAAGTCGCGACTTGATGGAGGAAATGGAACGCTACCAAATAAAACCATCTGTTGTTATCTACACTTCCCTCATTCATGGTCTTTGCAAAAGGGGGCTGATGGAACGTGCAAAAGATTTTTTCAATCGAATTGGTGCTTCTGGTTGTGAATATGATCAAACTCTGTATAAAACTTTAATAGATGGATTTTGTATGGATGGCGATAAGAATTCAGCCACCAAGCTTTTGCAGGAGAtgattataaataatttggttCATACTACTTTTGGTTTCCGCTTTCTAATTAGAGGATTCTACAAACTGGGACACTATGATAAGGCATTTGAAGCTTTTAATATCATGCTTCGACGTGGTATCTCGCCAGATACCATCACTTGCAATTATGTTCTTAATGGATATTGTAGGGATGGACGCTTGGAAGAAGCATTAAAACTGTTGGAGGAATTATCAGATCATGGTATTACCCTGAACTCACATTCATATAATGCAATAATGTACAGGCTTTGCAAAGAAAGTTATCCAGAAAGGGCATTGGAGCTCttgccaagaatgctcaaaaggAATACAGCTCCCGGAGTTGTTAATTATAGTACTCTTATATCAGGCTTTTTCAAACAGTTGAATTTTAGAAAGTCTGTGATGTTATTCACAAGAATGGTAAAGGTAGGGATCGCTTTCAACAACATCACATACACGATTCTTATTAACATATATTGCCGTAGTGGTAAAATGCATCTAGCTAATGACACTTttaataaaatgaaagaaagaGGTTTGTGTCTGGATGTGATTACATATACATCTTTAATAGCTGGCTTTTCTGATGCTGGAGAATTGAATAAGGCCGGGGTAATATTTGAGGAAATGTCGAGGGAGGGCTGTCGGCCAAATGTAATTACATATACTTGTTTGATTGATGGATGTTGTAAGTCAAACCAAATAGATTTGGCCTCCAAGCTGTTTTTTAAAATGAACAAAGATGCAGTTAAACCCGATGTTGTAACTTATACTGTGCTGATTGCTTGGTATTGTATGCATGGACGGACAGCTGAGGCACATAGCCTATATCTCGAAATGACGGGAAAGGGTATCTTTCCGGATGATAAATTCATCAGGATTTGTCGATTTGATCTGAATACTGGCACAACACATGAAAGTTAG